The sequence CAGCCTCAGCCTGATCAAGCAAAAAGATGAATACACCTTCATGCATTCGGTCAATGTCGGGGTCTTCATGCTCTCTTTCTGTCAAACCATGGGCATCACCTCCCAGGATTTGGTTGAAGTAGGTGTGGGAGCCGTGTTGCACGACATCGGCAAGATGAAAACGCCTCCCGGCATCCTCAACAAGCCGGGAAAACTGACCGATGAAGAGTTCAAGATCATGCGTCAACATGTCACCTACAGCCGCCGCATCCTGGAACGGTGCCCCGGCATCAGCGAAGTCAGCATGAGCGTGGCCTACCAGCATCACGAACGCTACGACGGCAGCGGCTATCCCGAGGGTTTGGACAAGAATAACATCAACATGTTCGGACAAATGGCGGCCATCTGCGATGTCTACGACGCCATTACATCCGACCGGGTTTATCACAAGGGCAATATGCCCCATACCGCTTTGACCCGCATGCTGGAATGGAGCCAGTATCACTTCAATCCCGAACTGTACAAAAAATTTGTCCAGTGCGTCGGCATCTATCCGATTGGTTCCCTGGTCCGGCTGAACAATCACAAATTGGCAGTTGTCGTCCACTCCAACCCGGAAAGCCAATATCACCCGGTCATCAAGGTGATGGCCGATGCCAAGGCCAAAAAGAAGATTGAACCGATTGAAATCAATCTCATGGACCACAAGGATGTTCCCAAGGGCCTTGCCATCATTGGTTGCGAAGACCACACCAAATGGGGCATCGATCCCAAGCGTTACATGCCCAATCCCAAGGCATTTGAATAGTTTTTGAGCTGGTCACCGGGCAGCGCTTCCGGAAAGGCATTTGCCTCGCTTTTGAGCTGGTCACCAGGCAGCGCTTCCAGACTGGAACGGCATGGCGGGCCTGTCCCGGAACAGGTTGCCGTTTTCCCTGGTTTACGACAGCAGGCTGACGATTGCCCGTAAACGTTCTGTTGCTTGCCGGACAAATCGTTGGCGGCCAGCTTTTGCCGACTGGATCTCCTTTGATCGGGACATGTCAACAAACGGATGATTTTTTTGGCAGCGTGCCAAACCCGTCGAAAAAACTGTCAAATTGTCCCGAAAAAAATCTCCGCAGGCCACCAGAATCCGCTCGCTGGCTGTCTCCACACCACACCCTGCATATCCCTCCATTACTGGCATATATCTTGCGATAAATTGAACGTATGCGGAGATGGCACAGCAAGCCATCAGGCGACCGGTTCACGCCCGCGCATTTGTGC is a genomic window of Magnetococcales bacterium containing:
- a CDS encoding HD-GYP domain-containing protein, with the translated sequence MIKKIPVTSLHPGMYVHDFNHSWNDPCCSGRNPRFPTQPRLIRTEAEVQQIIAHGIRELDIDTAKGEDIAGSRERASVEEELAAQLLALGDDDEDDSGGGGPPFAQELNRAAEVKSRARQLVGNVLEDARMGRQVEIGSMRCMVEEMAESMFRNQDAMLSLSLIKQKDEYTFMHSVNVGVFMLSFCQTMGITSQDLVEVGVGAVLHDIGKMKTPPGILNKPGKLTDEEFKIMRQHVTYSRRILERCPGISEVSMSVAYQHHERYDGSGYPEGLDKNNINMFGQMAAICDVYDAITSDRVYHKGNMPHTALTRMLEWSQYHFNPELYKKFVQCVGIYPIGSLVRLNNHKLAVVVHSNPESQYHPVIKVMADAKAKKKIEPIEINLMDHKDVPKGLAIIGCEDHTKWGIDPKRYMPNPKAFE